The Stratiformator vulcanicus genome has a segment encoding these proteins:
- a CDS encoding YeiH family protein, with protein sequence MPDQTDQPSKSEADAEVLAPAEEVADAVEHEKSGPSEDWLAIELAFRIFALVLVATFLASASGVISNPLAPFFGKPGTWSNDPLTSLIGGPEFGGLVGIVGSFVTLLALFGFGTAQLGIPWRRFEFAFVAVFGLATFAYVLAGQEAVKFYSLSYPLWALVIGLLISNTIGTPRWIKPAVMVEFYTKTGLVLLGAEVLLSRLFALGQPGIVVAWVVTPIVLISTYIFGQKVLKIRSKSLNMVISADMSVCGVSAAIATAAACNAKKEELSLAIGISLIFTVIMMVILPPVIVWLDLGPVVGGAWIGGTIDSTGAVAAAGGILGDTALAVAATVKMIQNILIGAVAFGVAVYWTTYVERNPDGPQPSLREVWIRFPKFVLGFLGASAIFTTIYITEGGSEIVDAIIAGTTKTLRGWCFCLAFVSIGLETNFRELGRYLHGGKPLILYVCGQSLNILLTLFMAWLMYTQIFPDAAAELMESAAK encoded by the coding sequence ATGCCAGACCAAACTGACCAGCCCTCCAAATCTGAAGCGGACGCCGAGGTTTTGGCCCCAGCCGAAGAAGTCGCCGATGCCGTGGAGCATGAGAAGAGCGGCCCCTCAGAAGACTGGCTCGCGATCGAGCTCGCCTTTCGCATCTTCGCGCTCGTGTTGGTCGCAACGTTTCTCGCCTCAGCGAGCGGGGTGATTTCCAACCCGCTTGCCCCGTTCTTCGGCAAGCCGGGGACGTGGTCGAACGACCCGCTCACGTCGCTGATTGGCGGCCCCGAGTTCGGCGGCTTGGTCGGGATCGTCGGCTCCTTCGTGACGCTGCTGGCCCTGTTCGGCTTCGGAACCGCCCAACTCGGCATCCCGTGGCGGCGGTTCGAGTTTGCCTTCGTCGCCGTGTTCGGTCTGGCGACGTTCGCTTATGTGCTCGCGGGGCAGGAGGCGGTGAAGTTCTACAGTCTGTCGTATCCACTTTGGGCTCTGGTCATCGGCCTCTTAATCAGCAATACGATCGGAACACCGAGGTGGATCAAACCGGCAGTCATGGTTGAGTTTTATACGAAGACCGGTCTGGTCCTGCTGGGGGCGGAAGTACTTCTGAGTCGTTTGTTTGCCCTCGGTCAGCCGGGCATTGTTGTCGCTTGGGTCGTGACACCGATCGTATTAATCAGCACATATATCTTTGGGCAGAAAGTCTTAAAGATACGGTCGAAATCGCTGAACATGGTGATCTCAGCCGACATGTCGGTTTGCGGCGTCTCGGCCGCGATCGCGACCGCAGCAGCGTGTAATGCCAAGAAAGAAGAGCTGTCGCTCGCCATCGGAATCTCGCTCATCTTTACCGTCATAATGATGGTCATCTTACCGCCGGTCATTGTGTGGCTCGACCTTGGACCAGTCGTCGGCGGTGCGTGGATCGGAGGAACGATCGACTCAACCGGCGCGGTCGCTGCCGCGGGCGGTATTCTCGGTGATACGGCGCTAGCGGTCGCGGCGACTGTGAAAATGATACAGAATATCTTGATCGGAGCAGTCGCATTCGGCGTTGCGGTTTACTGGACGACCTACGTCGAGCGGAACCCCGACGGCCCGCAACCGAGCCTCCGCGAAGTCTGGATTCGCTTCCCGAAATTCGTGCTCGGGTTTCTCGGAGCGTCCGCCATTTTTACGACGATTTACATCACAGAAGGCGGGTCAGAAATTGTCGACGCGATCATCGCGGGCACGACGAAAACCTTGCGCGGCTGGTGCTTTTGCCTCGCGTTCGTGAGCATCGGGCTTGAAACCAATTTCCGCGAACTCGGCCGCTATTTACACGGCGGCAAGCCATTGATTCTATACGTGTGCGGGCAGTCGCTTAACATTCTGCTGACGCTGTTTATGGCGTGGCTGATGTATACGCAAATCTTTCCCGATGCGGCCGCAGAGTTAATGGAAAGCGCTGCGAAATGA
- the trpD gene encoding anthranilate phosphoribosyltransferase, which translates to MTAIRTALQRALGGADLTSDEMRAAVGELMEGRAEEIPTAALLTALRIRGETADEIVGAARAMRERAEQIPCEAEDLIDTCGTGGDGLGTFNISTATAIIVAACGMKVAKHGNRSVSSRSGSADVLEALDVQIGLSPAAVGRCIDEVGIGFCFAPLVHGAMKHAVPIRKALGFPTIFNLLGPLTNPAGAKFQLLGANRTESARKLAGALANLGTTRSVVVCGADELDEVALWGETAAFVVEGDKIDEQSWTPKMFGLESCQADDLRVENPEQSANVIRAILSGEHGPARSIVVANTAAALFAAGRCDDLKAGVATAAEAIDRGIASETLTRLIALTTELAQSSD; encoded by the coding sequence ATGACAGCAATCCGAACGGCGCTGCAACGGGCACTCGGTGGCGCCGACCTGACCTCCGATGAAATGCGAGCGGCCGTCGGCGAACTGATGGAAGGCCGGGCCGAAGAGATTCCGACGGCGGCCCTGCTAACGGCCCTTCGCATTCGAGGCGAGACGGCAGACGAAATCGTCGGAGCGGCGCGCGCGATGCGCGAGCGAGCCGAACAGATTCCCTGTGAAGCCGAGGACCTCATCGACACCTGCGGCACCGGAGGCGACGGACTCGGCACTTTCAATATCAGCACAGCCACGGCGATCATCGTCGCCGCATGCGGGATGAAAGTCGCCAAGCACGGCAACCGCAGCGTTTCGAGCCGAAGCGGCAGTGCCGACGTGCTCGAAGCACTCGACGTACAGATCGGATTGAGCCCGGCCGCTGTCGGACGTTGCATCGACGAGGTGGGAATCGGTTTTTGCTTCGCGCCCCTCGTCCACGGGGCGATGAAACACGCCGTGCCGATCCGCAAGGCCCTTGGATTCCCGACGATCTTCAATCTTCTCGGCCCGTTGACGAACCCGGCCGGTGCGAAATTCCAATTGCTCGGGGCGAACCGCACCGAATCTGCCCGCAAATTGGCTGGCGCGTTGGCCAATTTGGGCACGACTCGTTCTGTGGTTGTGTGCGGCGCCGATGAATTAGACGAAGTGGCACTGTGGGGCGAAACGGCTGCATTTGTTGTCGAAGGGGACAAGATCGACGAACAATCTTGGACGCCCAAGATGTTCGGTCTGGAGAGCTGCCAAGCGGACGATCTTCGTGTTGAAAATCCGGAACAGAGCGCGAACGTGATCCGGGCAATCTTGTCGGGCGAACACGGCCCGGCTCGTTCAATCGTCGTGGCAAACACCGCGGCCGCACTTTTTGCCGCGGGACGTTGCGACGACCTGAAAGCCGGCGTCGCGACCGCGGCCGAAGCCATCGACCGCGGAATCGCATCCGAAACCTTGACGCGACTGATAGCGCTGACGACCGAATTGGCCCAGTCTTCCGATTGA
- the xylA gene encoding xylose isomerase, which produces MSYFPEVSKIEFEGPESKNPLAFKHYNPDEVIEGQSMKELLRFAVCWWHTFRGTGGDPFGPGTAERPWEDGTDSLDMAKKRVEVGFEFIEKLGAPYYCWHDRDVAPEGANLKETNANFDAIAKLLKEHQDKTGIKCLWGTANLFSNPRFMHGAATSCNADVFAYAAAQVKKAIEVTHELGGENYVFWGGREGYQNLYNTDMGRELDQLAKFMHLAHEHAKSIGFDGQFLFEPKPKEPTKHQYDFDAAACLNFIGRNGLDGIVKLNIETNHATLAGHEMMHELEYARLHDALGSIDANTGDLLLGWDTDQFPTDIYLTTQIMLVILKQGGLGSGGTNFDAKVRRESFEPVDLFHAHIGGMDAFARGTKIAAAIRKDGVLKDFVKDRYNSYDTGIGAKIESGEVGFKELEQYMLDKGEADKNKSGRQEMLENVVNWYL; this is translated from the coding sequence ATGTCCTATTTTCCCGAAGTTTCCAAAATCGAATTCGAAGGCCCTGAGTCCAAGAATCCACTCGCCTTCAAGCACTACAATCCGGACGAAGTCATTGAGGGGCAGAGCATGAAGGAATTGCTCCGCTTCGCCGTGTGTTGGTGGCACACGTTCCGCGGCACCGGCGGAGACCCGTTCGGGCCCGGCACGGCCGAGCGTCCTTGGGAGGACGGCACCGATTCGCTCGACATGGCGAAGAAACGCGTTGAGGTCGGGTTCGAATTTATCGAAAAGCTCGGTGCCCCCTACTACTGCTGGCACGATCGCGACGTCGCCCCCGAAGGCGCCAATCTCAAGGAAACGAACGCCAACTTCGACGCGATCGCGAAGCTCCTCAAGGAGCATCAAGACAAGACCGGCATTAAGTGCCTTTGGGGCACGGCGAACCTCTTCAGCAACCCCCGCTTCATGCACGGGGCCGCCACAAGCTGCAACGCCGACGTCTTCGCTTACGCCGCCGCGCAGGTGAAGAAAGCGATCGAAGTCACCCACGAACTCGGCGGGGAGAACTACGTCTTTTGGGGCGGCCGCGAGGGCTACCAAAACCTTTATAATACCGACATGGGCCGCGAGCTCGACCAACTCGCCAAGTTCATGCACTTGGCCCACGAGCATGCCAAGAGCATCGGCTTTGACGGACAGTTTCTGTTCGAGCCCAAACCCAAAGAGCCGACGAAGCATCAATATGACTTCGACGCTGCGGCGTGTCTTAATTTCATCGGCCGCAACGGCCTTGACGGCATCGTGAAATTAAACATCGAAACCAATCACGCCACGCTCGCCGGTCATGAGATGATGCACGAGCTGGAATATGCCCGCCTGCACGACGCCCTCGGCTCGATCGACGCCAACACCGGCGACCTGCTCCTCGGCTGGGACACCGACCAGTTCCCGACAGATATTTATCTCACAACGCAAATCATGCTCGTGATCTTAAAACAGGGCGGGCTCGGCAGCGGCGGCACCAACTTTGACGCCAAGGTCCGCCGCGAGAGCTTCGAACCGGTCGACCTGTTCCACGCGCACATCGGCGGCATGGACGCCTTCGCCCGCGGCACCAAAATCGCCGCCGCCATCCGCAAAGACGGCGTCTTAAAAGACTTCGTCAAAGACCGCTACAACAGCTACGACACCGGCATCGGCGCCAAAATCGAATCCGGCGAAGTCGGCTTCAAAGAACTCGAACAATACATGCTCGACAAGGGTGAAGCGGATAAGAACAAGAGCGGGCGGCAGGAGATGTTGGAGAATGTGGTGAATTGGTATCTTTAG
- a CDS encoding GTPase, protein MAANLTPQYRKAEAEYRRAAAPSEQATCLERMLQLIPKHKGTEKLQADIKSRLKEARADADVEKKAPKSHGPTYRFPRQGAGTIAVIGGPNAGKTRLVNALTGADRPVADYPFTTHEPAPAMMPWEDVTAQLIDTPPISDAPLPTYLLNLVRTADAVVLCFDGSSDDAPGDTQTLLRQFNARKTQLSKDGGIDEVDFSVIHVASLLAVTRGSDAEVDVRLELLKEVSPIDLPIIKVELDDPASVDAASEAIFASLHLIRVYPKTPGKPVDMKDPFTIPRGGTAEDVAAKVHRDLAEKLKFAKLWGGDGPDGRTVSCDHQLCDGDVIELHTS, encoded by the coding sequence ATGGCTGCTAATTTAACTCCGCAATATCGGAAGGCGGAAGCGGAATATCGTCGGGCTGCTGCGCCGAGCGAACAGGCGACATGTTTGGAGCGGATGTTGCAACTAATCCCCAAGCACAAGGGGACCGAAAAGCTGCAGGCGGACATCAAGAGCCGGCTCAAGGAGGCACGGGCTGACGCCGATGTGGAGAAGAAGGCTCCGAAATCACACGGGCCGACGTATCGATTTCCAAGGCAGGGGGCGGGCACGATTGCGGTGATCGGCGGACCGAACGCAGGCAAGACGCGACTGGTCAACGCGCTGACGGGGGCGGATCGGCCGGTCGCCGATTATCCGTTTACGACGCACGAGCCAGCCCCCGCGATGATGCCTTGGGAAGACGTCACCGCGCAGTTGATCGACACGCCACCGATTTCCGATGCGCCGCTGCCGACCTATTTGCTCAACCTTGTCCGGACGGCCGACGCCGTCGTCCTCTGTTTCGACGGCTCGAGTGACGACGCTCCGGGCGATACGCAGACATTGCTCAGGCAGTTTAATGCGAGGAAAACGCAGCTTTCGAAAGACGGGGGGATTGACGAGGTCGACTTCTCGGTCATCCATGTTGCCTCTTTGCTGGCAGTCACCCGCGGATCAGATGCCGAGGTCGACGTGCGGCTGGAGCTACTCAAGGAAGTCAGCCCGATCGATCTGCCGATCATCAAGGTTGAGCTTGACGACCCGGCCTCAGTCGACGCAGCGAGCGAGGCGATTTTCGCGTCATTGCACTTAATTCGCGTCTATCCGAAGACGCCCGGGAAACCGGTCGACATGAAAGACCCGTTTACGATCCCACGAGGCGGCACGGCTGAAGATGTGGCCGCGAAAGTCCATCGCGATCTCGCCGAAAAGTTAAAATTTGCGAAGTTATGGGGAGGTGATGGACCCGACGGCCGGACGGTATCGTGTGATCATCAACTCTGCGACGGCGACGTGATTGAACTGCATACTTCTTAA
- a CDS encoding type II toxin-antitoxin system VapC family toxin, producing MSYLIDTDVMSAYLRGRKELFARFMQYSGRLYISTVTLGELSAWVFRASSTVRLQEDFAALLADVHLIDVDRAVAEKFGEIRAKGFDKGQPTPVGDSFLAATALVHNLTLVTHNISDFSGIDDLRIEDWLAA from the coding sequence ATGAGCTATCTTATCGACACCGACGTAATGAGTGCTTATTTGCGTGGACGCAAAGAATTGTTTGCTCGCTTCATGCAGTATTCTGGCAGATTATATATATCGACGGTCACGCTCGGCGAACTCTCCGCATGGGTTTTTCGCGCATCTTCGACGGTTCGATTGCAAGAAGACTTCGCGGCGTTGCTCGCGGACGTTCATCTTATTGATGTCGACAGGGCGGTGGCAGAGAAGTTCGGCGAGATTCGAGCAAAGGGTTTTGATAAAGGGCAACCGACGCCGGTCGGTGACTCGTTTCTCGCTGCAACCGCTCTCGTTCATAATTTGACTCTTGTCACCCACAATATCTCCGACTTCTCGGGAATCGACGACCTGCGGATTGAAGATTGGCTTGCTGCGTGA
- a CDS encoding AAA family ATPase, producing the protein MTEHLDVGGVQLYLSPPDTSSGVWIGQPEVLKQVMACWLTLDDKDLPLTPRLVGPPGIGKTTLGIAAAKAREQSLYIYQCTADTRPEDLLVLPVLGENGNIKYHASPLVTAMLLGGVCILDEGNRMSEKSWASLAALLDHRRYVESIVAGITIPAHREFRCVVTMNSDESTFTIPDYILSRLQPALELEHPKRDEELAILKYHLPFAEPEMLSLTVDFLQEAHNLKLDFSTRDGLNVLRYAMKRLASDPDHPMSKDAAWQESLEKCLGDDALDLNTLAEKKSRSLGGNTLPMGLGDFFFDPGDELHPDEDDED; encoded by the coding sequence ATGACCGAACATCTCGACGTCGGCGGCGTCCAGCTTTATTTGTCACCGCCCGACACATCGTCCGGAGTCTGGATCGGCCAGCCGGAAGTGTTAAAGCAGGTCATGGCCTGTTGGCTCACGCTCGACGACAAAGATCTGCCGCTCACCCCGCGTCTCGTCGGCCCGCCGGGCATCGGTAAGACGACCCTCGGAATTGCCGCCGCCAAAGCCCGCGAGCAGTCGCTCTATATTTATCAATGCACCGCTGACACGCGACCGGAGGATCTATTGGTTCTCCCGGTGCTCGGCGAGAACGGGAATATCAAATATCACGCATCGCCGCTGGTCACGGCGATGTTATTGGGTGGTGTCTGCATCCTCGACGAGGGCAATCGAATGTCCGAGAAGTCGTGGGCGAGCCTGGCTGCCCTGCTCGATCACCGTCGCTATGTCGAAAGCATCGTGGCCGGGATTACGATTCCCGCTCACCGGGAATTCCGCTGCGTCGTCACGATGAACTCAGACGAGTCGACCTTTACGATTCCAGATTACATTCTGTCACGTTTGCAACCGGCGCTGGAGTTGGAACATCCGAAACGGGATGAGGAACTGGCGATCTTAAAATACCACTTACCGTTCGCCGAACCGGAGATGCTGAGCCTGACGGTCGATTTTTTGCAAGAGGCGCACAACCTAAAACTCGATTTCTCGACCCGCGATGGCTTAAACGTTCTACGCTATGCCATGAAGCGACTCGCATCCGACCCCGATCATCCGATGTCGAAGGATGCCGCGTGGCAGGAATCTTTGGAGAAATGTCTCGGAGATGATGCACTCGATTTAAACACGCTGGCCGAAAAGAAGTCTCGTTCGCTCGGCGGAAATACGCTTCCGATGGGGCTCGGCGACTTTTTCTTCGACCCCGGAGACGAATTGCATCCGGATGAGGATGATGAGGATTGA
- a CDS encoding prenyltransferase/squalene oxidase repeat-containing protein — protein MTRSVASAVIAVLAITCCWQPAVADPPDPKIEAAVRRSLDYLARAQTKQGYWTANQGQYRVAMTALAANAMLCEGSTTTRGRYAENIRAAVNYLVSMSQPAGLIGFKDDYHYTYGHGFSMLFLSQVYGEEEDKVRRQELKEVLVKAVEFTKNAQTSRGGWGYVSAKDGNDFDEGSTCITQVQGLRACRNAGIPVPKNVIDRAVKYISDCMTADGGVQYSIRGGGARPAISGAAIACLFNSGEQEDEMAKKLLAYCKKNIWPGGGGNTYSGHWHYMHYYYSQVMYRDEELWPKYSKQIGGEILKQQTRGGPDDGAWLQGHIGPVYVTSINSTILQLQNGFLPIYQR, from the coding sequence ATGACGCGTTCAGTGGCATCGGCAGTCATTGCGGTCCTCGCGATCACGTGTTGCTGGCAGCCCGCGGTTGCCGATCCGCCTGATCCGAAGATCGAAGCCGCTGTTCGTCGCAGCCTCGACTACCTCGCACGGGCTCAGACCAAGCAGGGTTATTGGACCGCCAACCAAGGTCAGTACCGCGTTGCGATGACGGCGCTGGCCGCAAATGCCATGTTGTGCGAAGGCTCGACGACCACACGCGGCCGCTATGCCGAAAACATTCGCGCCGCCGTCAATTACTTGGTGAGCATGAGCCAGCCAGCCGGGCTGATCGGATTCAAGGATGATTACCACTACACCTACGGCCACGGCTTCTCGATGCTGTTCCTCTCGCAGGTCTACGGCGAAGAAGAAGACAAGGTCCGCCGGCAGGAACTCAAAGAGGTCTTGGTGAAGGCGGTTGAATTCACCAAGAACGCTCAGACGTCACGCGGCGGCTGGGGCTATGTCTCAGCCAAAGACGGAAATGATTTCGATGAAGGCTCGACCTGCATCACGCAGGTCCAGGGGCTGCGGGCGTGCCGGAATGCGGGCATCCCGGTGCCGAAGAACGTCATTGATCGGGCGGTCAAATACATCTCCGACTGCATGACCGCCGACGGCGGGGTCCAATACAGCATCCGCGGCGGTGGGGCCCGGCCCGCAATTTCGGGCGCGGCGATCGCCTGCCTGTTTAATTCCGGCGAGCAGGAAGACGAAATGGCGAAGAAGCTGCTCGCATACTGCAAGAAAAATATCTGGCCCGGCGGTGGCGGTAACACCTACAGCGGCCATTGGCATTACATGCACTACTACTACTCACAGGTCATGTATCGCGATGAAGAACTGTGGCCGAAGTACTCGAAGCAAATCGGCGGTGAAATCTTAAAGCAACAAACCCGCGGCGGCCCCGACGACGGCGCCTGGCTGCAGGGCCACATCGGCCCGGTCTACGTCACGTCCATCAATTCGACTATCTTACAACTGCAAAACGGATTCCTGCCGATCTATCAGCGCTGA
- a CDS encoding nucleoside hydrolase — MPKLLLIDADPGIGDALAITAALPNPELDVIAITGVAGCVEGRMATRNVQAIVDLLDPPKRPRLGGCGDRIGGVEFAFGGQTVDWSQLNGPDGLGGWPFGFADLHDPRESTKLIKDVVREFPHDVTVLTLGPLTNLCRVAEAWPDFGSTVKQVICLGGSVEVGGDVTPAAEFNIYADPTAARSLLRSSLTKTLVPLDVAAKVELTYQQFDRLRQRIPPEKRRVVETLAAYAFRASHQFRGKESVPLPEIVALAAVARPELFESESMSVDVETSGELTRGTTVFDRRGIPHWKTNVEVARKVDIQGILDFFAQSLTGSAL; from the coding sequence GTGCCGAAGTTGCTTCTGATCGACGCCGACCCGGGTATTGGCGATGCCCTCGCCATCACGGCGGCGCTTCCCAACCCCGAGCTTGACGTCATCGCGATCACTGGTGTCGCCGGTTGCGTCGAAGGGCGGATGGCGACTCGCAACGTGCAGGCGATTGTTGATTTGCTCGATCCGCCGAAGCGGCCCCGGCTCGGCGGGTGCGGCGACCGCATCGGCGGGGTCGAATTCGCGTTCGGTGGTCAAACCGTCGACTGGTCGCAACTGAACGGTCCGGACGGATTGGGCGGATGGCCGTTCGGGTTCGCTGACCTGCATGATCCTCGCGAATCGACGAAGCTCATCAAAGATGTCGTCCGAGAGTTCCCGCATGACGTCACGGTGCTGACGCTGGGGCCGCTGACAAATTTATGCCGGGTGGCGGAGGCTTGGCCCGACTTCGGATCGACCGTCAAGCAGGTCATTTGTCTGGGCGGATCGGTGGAAGTCGGCGGCGACGTCACGCCGGCTGCGGAGTTCAACATCTACGCCGACCCGACCGCCGCTCGCAGTCTGCTGAGATCGTCGTTGACGAAGACGCTGGTTCCGCTCGATGTCGCGGCGAAAGTGGAGCTGACCTACCAGCAATTCGATCGCCTTCGTCAGCGAATTCCCCCTGAAAAGCGGCGTGTCGTCGAAACTTTGGCGGCGTACGCCTTCCGAGCCAGTCATCAATTCCGCGGCAAAGAAAGTGTGCCACTGCCTGAGATCGTAGCGCTCGCCGCCGTCGCCCGCCCGGAACTCTTTGAAAGCGAGTCGATGTCGGTCGATGTGGAGACTTCGGGCGAACTGACGCGGGGCACAACCGTGTTTGACCGTCGCGGCATCCCGCATTGGAAAACGAACGTTGAAGTCGCCCGGAAAGTCGATATCCAGGGGATTCTCGACTTCTTTGCTCAATCGCTGACCGGTTCTGCGCTATAA
- a CDS encoding transglutaminase family protein produces the protein MNLLPPPAVFRMISPTFSRTRSAAVLMHCLLALPFGSSGATAAEPRSVAELAAEAKPSVVVVTYLDREGEVAGLGTGFVIDKNGLIATNRHVIGEARPIRVQLSDGTDYDVSEVHATARNADLAILKIDADDLKPLPLGESSRVRPGETVVALGNPQGLKYSVVTGVLSGKRRIDEQPMLQLAMPIEPGNSGGPLLNTEGRVLGIVSIKSLVTPNLGFAIEIDALKPLIEEPNPVSMDKWLTIGRLDPKRWSPLYGANWSRRAGRIAVEGRGVGFGGRSLLIANEDPPTRPYELAVTVKLDDEAGAAGLIFGSNGGDRHFGFYPSGGGLRLSRFDGPDVFSWQVLKEVRTRHYRPGDWNRLVVRITEKGLFCSVNGHIVIESDEIPPADGKLGLAKFRDTKAEFRHFEFGKTLPSRLPNKSVIAAMREAIEPVATIDLLERSTVEKLSAAGATVDIALREEARLLEERAARLRRAASAVHAQKVLGEIKSVLSQENFDFLEVALLISKLDNPDLEVDSYLQIMDDLAADVRSDLNDPSETEILDALNRRLFSQLGYHGSRTNYYHRANSYLNAVIDDREGLPLSLSMLYIGLAQRLGVEVAGIGLPGHFIVRHEPKNGESRWIDVFEEGEVISREEAFAIARRSTRTPLDESVFTAATEREMLIRMLRNLMGIAREDEDVAGLLRYVDAVLTIDPDSSRDLFYRAVLNYQSELWEAAIDDCDRLLDSKSRDVDLARVAQLKSLVIERRDSN, from the coding sequence ATGAATTTACTTCCTCCGCCCGCCGTTTTTCGCATGATCTCCCCGACGTTCAGCCGAACCCGTTCCGCCGCCGTTCTTATGCATTGCTTGCTCGCGTTGCCGTTCGGGTCGTCCGGTGCCACCGCGGCTGAGCCACGCTCTGTCGCCGAATTGGCCGCGGAGGCGAAGCCGTCGGTCGTGGTCGTGACCTATCTCGACCGGGAGGGCGAAGTCGCAGGGCTGGGCACGGGGTTCGTCATCGATAAGAACGGGCTGATCGCGACGAACCGGCACGTGATCGGCGAAGCGCGACCGATCCGGGTGCAACTATCCGACGGCACCGATTACGACGTGTCGGAAGTTCACGCGACGGCCCGCAACGCCGATTTGGCAATCCTGAAAATCGACGCCGATGATCTGAAGCCGCTGCCGTTGGGGGAATCGTCCCGCGTCCGACCGGGCGAGACGGTTGTGGCGCTGGGCAACCCGCAGGGGCTGAAATACAGCGTTGTGACGGGTGTTTTGTCAGGGAAGCGGCGGATCGACGAGCAGCCGATGTTGCAACTCGCGATGCCGATCGAGCCGGGCAATAGCGGCGGCCCGCTCCTCAATACGGAGGGTCGCGTGCTGGGAATCGTCTCGATCAAGAGTCTGGTCACTCCGAATCTCGGGTTCGCGATCGAGATCGACGCGCTCAAACCGCTGATTGAAGAGCCGAATCCGGTCTCGATGGACAAATGGCTGACGATCGGTCGACTCGATCCCAAACGATGGTCGCCGCTGTACGGGGCGAATTGGAGCCGCCGGGCCGGCCGGATCGCCGTCGAGGGTCGCGGCGTCGGGTTCGGCGGGCGGTCACTTCTGATCGCCAATGAGGATCCGCCGACGCGACCCTATGAACTCGCCGTCACGGTGAAACTTGATGACGAGGCGGGTGCTGCGGGGCTGATCTTTGGTTCGAACGGCGGAGACCGACACTTCGGCTTTTATCCGTCCGGCGGCGGGCTGAGGCTAAGCCGGTTCGACGGGCCGGATGTCTTCAGTTGGCAGGTGCTGAAAGAGGTGCGAACCCGGCATTACCGTCCGGGCGACTGGAACCGACTTGTCGTGCGGATTACTGAAAAGGGCCTCTTTTGCTCTGTCAACGGTCACATCGTCATCGAGTCTGATGAGATTCCTCCGGCCGACGGCAAACTCGGACTCGCGAAATTCCGCGACACGAAGGCGGAGTTCCGGCACTTTGAATTCGGAAAAACTCTTCCATCGCGACTGCCGAACAAGTCCGTGATCGCAGCGATGCGAGAGGCGATAGAACCGGTCGCGACCATCGATCTACTTGAGCGATCGACAGTCGAGAAGCTTTCTGCGGCGGGGGCGACTGTTGATATCGCGTTGCGGGAAGAGGCCCGGCTGCTCGAAGAGCGAGCGGCCCGACTTCGTCGTGCCGCCTCGGCGGTTCACGCTCAGAAGGTTCTCGGCGAAATTAAATCCGTCCTAAGTCAGGAGAACTTTGATTTTCTCGAGGTGGCCCTGCTCATTTCCAAACTCGATAACCCTGATCTTGAAGTCGATTCCTATCTGCAGATTATGGACGATCTGGCAGCCGACGTGAGATCCGATTTGAACGATCCATCGGAGACCGAAATTCTGGACGCCTTAAACCGGCGCCTGTTTTCGCAACTTGGCTATCACGGCAGTCGTACCAATTATTATCACCGGGCCAACAGCTATCTGAATGCGGTCATCGACGATCGCGAGGGGCTCCCACTATCGTTAAGCATGCTCTATATCGGGTTGGCGCAGCGGCTCGGGGTCGAAGTCGCGGGGATCGGATTGCCGGGGCACTTCATCGTCCGGCATGAACCGAAGAACGGCGAATCTCGTTGGATCGACGTGTTTGAAGAGGGAGAAGTCATCAGTCGCGAGGAGGCATTCGCGATCGCGCGGCGATCAACGCGAACGCCTTTGGACGAATCGGTCTTCACGGCAGCAACTGAGCGAGAAATGCTGATTCGCATGTTACGAAATCTGATGGGAATCGCACGCGAAGATGAAGACGTCGCCGGGCTGCTTCGCTATGTGGATGCCGTGCTGACAATCGACCCCGACAGCAGCCGCGATTTGTTTTATCGGGCCGTTCTTAATTATCAGTCGGAATTGTGGGAAGCCGCGATCGATGACTGTGATCGATTGCTCGATTCGAAGTCGCGCGACGTCGATCTCGCGCGTGTCGCCCAATTGAAGTCGCTTGTGATCGAGCGTCGCGACTCAAATTAA